The nucleotide window GGGAAATAGTATCAAGAGAggaaaccgctcggccacgacacttccgaaATATATGAGTTACTAAAACTTAAGGAGAGACCCAACTCTAGTAGACCTAACTCAAGTTGGTTAGTCCATTGAAGTTGGTCAAGCATGGCAGTGACAATGCTAAAGTTGTTCCGTTGTCTCCCAAAAAATAATTGTGCATAGCAGAGCAGTACcatttcttttttggggggtttagcTGGCTCGCCAGACCCCATCTTGAATCAATCAGAACGATAACtttaacgacactggacactattggtaattgtcaaagaccagtcttctcacttggtgtatctcagcatacatgtattgcataaactaacaaacctgtaaaaatttgagcttgattggtcgtcggagttgcaagataactgtgaaagaaaaaaacacccttgtcacacgaagttgtgtgctttcagatgcttgattttgagacctcaagttctaaacttgaggtctcaaaatcaaattcgtggaaaaatcattctttctcgaaaactacatcacttcagagggagccgtttctcacaatgttttataccatcaacctatccccattacttgttaccaagtaaggttttatgctaataattattttgagtaattaccaatagtgtccactgcctttaagaagaagtTCAAGGAACACAATCAATAATCTTTATTCCGTTAGTACCCCCTTTTTAATTAAAATCCAACAGCATACAACCAGCAATAACAGGATGGACCAGCTTAGATGCTGGCTAGGTGAACCAGAAACAACCACTctgggttaaaggcactggacactattggtaattattcaaaatacatgtacatgtaattataagcataaaaccttacttggtaacgagtaatggggagaggttgatagtataaaacattgtaagaaacagctccctctgaagtgatgtagttttcgagaaagaagtaattttccacgaatttgatttcgagacctcagatttagaatttgaggtctcgaaatcaagcatctgaaagcacacaacttcgtgtgaccatggtgcgacaaggttgttttttctttcattaatatctcacaacttcgatgaccgattgagctcaaatttccacaggtttgttattttatgcatatgttgagatacaccaactttgaagactgtctttgacaattaccaatagtgtccagtgtctttaaatcactTAACCTGAGTTATGGGGTTGACACAGTTCTTTCAACAGTGGTCCACTAACCAGATGTTCGTTATAACACCTGGAAcccaggccccaatttcatgaagcctgtaagcacaaaaaacttgctaatCACAGTGCTTGCTCTAAGGGGAACAAGAAACAACCAGGGGTAAATCACTTGACTAAgtaatgtgatttttttcttaacagtggtccactgaccagggcccaatttcatagagctgctaagcacaaaattttgcttagcatgaaatttcttccttgacaaaaacaggattataccaaccaaatttccatgtaattttcaggataagcaaacaacagctgaataccagtaacaagcaatatgcaacaagtggaaatttggttggtaatcctgtttttatcaagaaagaaatttcatgcttagcaaatttttgtacttggcagcgctatgaaattgggccctgatgttcaTTAAAACACCTGAAGACTTGGGCTCAAAAACTTGCCAAGCACAGAAGTCTTGCTTTTACATAAAAAAGTCCTGCTTTTAAAACAGCAggagattaccagccaaacttcattaagttttcattgttgtgactggtgccttactcaagttttgttagcaaagaaatttgtcgatcagaattttctgctgaacagtaacggctttatcaaattgggcccagttaaaGTTATTTCCAAAAGGTCGGGCTGGTTAGTTCAGTGTTAAAAGCCACCACAATAAACCCTCTTTATGAATGGCTCAGTGTAAAAGATGGTGAACTGGCTACcatcctggggccaatttcatagagctgcttaaagccattatacactttcggtaaacagtattgtccaagtcccacacttcgtgtatcacaacttatatataaaataacaatcctgtggaaatttaggctcaatcggacatcggagtcgggagaaaataacgggaaaacccactcctgttttcgcgcgtttcgccgtgtcatgacatgtgtttgtaacaaatccgtaattctcgtcaacgagaatttatattgttttaccgttttctcaaaaagtaaagcatttcatggactaatatttcaagagaagtctttcaccattaccttctgtaaaccctgtaaataatttgtaaatctgtgaactttttttttttttttctgtaccgaaagggtccaatggctttaagcaaaagatttgcttttaaagcacaaaaatagctcgcttattttacacatgttactggccaaaatttcctgccatatatacattgcttatgactagtattaagctgttgtttacttagcattacaattgagtgaagtcttggccggtaatctgattttactaagcaatgaattttttgcttaagcaaaatttaagcagctctatgaaattgggcccagggctcaATCCATGAAACTGTTTACCAGAAAAAAATGatcagcaaatttctttgccttacatgtaagtttttaagaactcctaggactagtcctaagttaggacttaaTTTTAAATCGATGAAAAGGTTCCCTACATGTACTCAACAGGATATTTAATGGACTCAACATTCAATatcatttcaaaataattttattgcaGATACTGAGCATCGTGTTTAAAGATTCAACAGAGAAACACAAGAACGCGGAACTTGTTCAGTCATTAGTTTACTGGTCGTTACTGGCCCGATGCTAGAACCACTGGCCTTgggctagtcttggttcaagactctcctggattcgGCACAAGAGGGCGCGATATCACCTCAACGCactatcaaccacgaaccgctatcactCATAGCGGTTCTTGTGGTGATAGCGGTTCAGGGTTGATAGCGCATTAGGGTGATGGTGATAgcccgccctcttgtgacaaatccaagagagtcttgaaccaagactagcctTGGGCCTGTGGTTCAGTGTAAATATCCTTAGGCCTTAGTCATAAACTGAACTTAAATGCAAAATACCAACTGTTCTTCTCCCACTCCttgtattaaacaaatttgactaTACTCAGATTCATTTAAGCATGtaggggtaaaacaaaaatcatctaTGCTACATCCACAGcaaatccataaaataacagtttcaaAATGCTTAAATAAATCCTAGAATGGTAATTTTTTTGAACAACACCATCAGTGTTGAGCTGCAGCTGTACGTTACAGATACCTACTgcataatattttaatattaacaCAAGGTGTAGTAAGACCTCTGTCACATTCATGACGAAACCAGGTAATGAATCAAAGGTCATTTACAAAGTTCacaaagtttgtaaaaaaatataaatgacaAGGCATAGTCACAACCCGGATCTATTCAGATATTTATCACAGATTGATAAAAAACtgcaaaatttacaatttagtAAAAAAGGCAAGAAGAACTAACAAAAAGATAAATTAGAACATGTACCACTGAACAGATAAAATAATCTTCGAGATAAAGGACACAAAGTTTGGATTAAAAATAATCATTGTGTACTATTCAACATGCACTTTGAACAATAAAAGTCACCATATTTTTTAATCACACCACTTTACACAACATTGGAATGGAAGAACGATATTTCAGAAAGAATCCCACAATGCAACATTGTCACCAATAGCTCATTACAGTCATCGAACCTGGCGATTCGGGAGAGGCCGTAACCAGACGTGTATCATTCATCCACATGATGTGTAGCAGACTAGGATTGCGATGTACAACATTTAACAGGTTTCCGTTTGTCGCATCCCACACCACGATTTTCTTACGGTCCCCGCCCGATACCAGCCTGTTGCCAAGGAGACATAAACAACGCACGACACCGATGTGTTCTTGCATGACTCTCAGCCGAGTCCCGCTGTGCGACCAAAGTCTGACCGTACTGTCTGCTGACCCGGAagcgatgatgtcatcattaaTACACAGACAGTAGACATCCCCCTCGTGACCCTCCAGGGTTTGTAGACACGCTCCCGACGTCGTGTCCCAGATCTTGACCACACTGTCTCCGCCCCCGCTTACGATGATTCGCTCGTTGAATTCACAGCAGAATACCACCTCCGTATGTCCATTTAAAATATGCAAACACTCCCCTTTCTTGCTGATATCCCACACTCTAAGAGTAGTATCCCAGGATGTACTCACCACTATACTACCCAAGCATTTCAAACTTTCAATATCGTCTGTATGACCTCTGAGAATCTGGGTACAGATTCCTTCACTTAATGACCATACTCTGACTGATTTGTCGTTGGACGCACTGACAATAGTGTCCCCTACAATACAGATGCATTCAACGCCAGCTTGATGACCGCTAAGTGTCATCAAACAACACGCAGAGTGAGGATTAAAGACACGGATGAGGGTGTCCTGACAACCCGTCACGCAGATGTCATCCTTTAGCTTCAAGCATGATACAGCATCAGTATGTCCATCCAGTCTATGTAAAAACGCCGATGTCAGAAGGTCCCATACACACACAGTCCCGTCCAAACTCCCACTTATGAGGATTTTCCCGTCGCTGTCTAAACACGTCACTCTCTCCTGATGCCTAC belongs to Asterias amurensis chromosome 5, ASM3211899v1 and includes:
- the LOC139937710 gene encoding uncharacterized protein, whose amino-acid sequence is MMADGLVEGVSLDEVRSFLTLDIPSVLPHELTAQIFCLLSAKDLCSASLCSRVWRERSNNDQIWHRLCRGKGWQRYSEVVDLAHEAPFSPSYTNISKTTPTFHFDSIIDKWKGLTPTCHWKQIYMRAWHLEQNWHRGRYRIAPVLRRHQERVTCLDSDGKILISGSLDGTVCVWDLLTSAFLHRLDGHTDAVSCLKLKDDICVTGCQDTLIRVFNPHSACCLMTLSGHQAGVECICIVGDTIVSASNDKSVRVWSLSEGICTQILRGHTDDIESLKCLGSIVVSTSWDTTLRVWDISKKGECLHILNGHTEVVFCCEFNERIIVSGGGDSVVKIWDTTSGACLQTLEGHEGDVYCLCINDDIIASGSADSTVRLWSHSGTRLRVMQEHIGVVRCLCLLGNRLVSGGDRKKIVVWDATNGNLLNVVHRNPSLLHIMWMNDTRLVTASPESPGSMTVMSYW